AAACCCGGGAAAAAGCCCTGAAGCTTTTGGAGTTAGTGGGTGTGGAAAACGACCCGGATTCCCCGGCAGGTTCCTTGCCCTATGGGCAGCAGCGCCGTCTGGAAATTGCCCGGGCCCTGGCCACGGAACCCAGTTTAATTCTCCTGGATGAGCCGGCGGCAGGCATGAATGAGAGTGAAACAGAAGATTTGCGTCTTCTGATTAAGAAGATACAAACCATGGGCAAAACCGTAATCTTAATTGAGCATGATATGAACCTTGTCATGAACGTCTGTGACCGACTCGTGGTAATTAATTTCGGACAAAAGATTGCTGAAGGTACTCCCGCCGAGATTCAGAAAAACCCGTTAGTCATTGAGGCGTATTTAGGCCGGGAGGAGGCGTAGAGATGCTGAACATCAAAGGTTTATCCACTAGTTACGGCAGTATTAAAGCTATCAAAGAGATCGACTTGGACGTTCCCCAAGGCTCCATTGTCTCCCTGATCGGGGCTAACGGAGCCGGCAAAACCACCACCATGAAATCCCTGGTAGGGCTTCTCAAACCTCAAAGCGGCCTGGTGAAGTTTTTAGATCAGGAAATCCGTGGCTTAGCCCCTCACAAAATTGTCAGTTTAGGCATCTCCCTGGTCCCGGAAGGCCGGAACATCTTATCCGGGATGACGGTTTTGGAGAACCTGGAAATGGGAGCCTACCAGCGGAAAGACCCTGACGTTCAAGG
This Desulfosporosinus orientis DSM 765 DNA region includes the following protein-coding sequences:
- a CDS encoding ABC transporter ATP-binding protein, whose product is MTLVLNQVSKSFGGLAALSNVSFTVNEGEIMGIIGPNGAGKTTLFNLITGIFPPTEGEITYQGQNLLGLRPYKVTALGLARTFQNIRLFGHMNPLDNVMVGAHCRTKAGVWQGLWRTPSQRREENKTREKALKLLELVGVENDPDSPAGSLPYGQQRRLEIARALATEPSLILLDEPAAGMNESETEDLRLLIKKIQTMGKTVILIEHDMNLVMNVCDRLVVINFGQKIAEGTPAEIQKNPLVIEAYLGREEA